A genome region from Lactobacillus sp. ESL0791 includes the following:
- a CDS encoding glycoside hydrolase family 3 protein, translating to MIDLTKMPYNLTADQIKFVQQKIKQMSIEEKVGQLFFVIGQNEDNVDLKQFIVKYQPGGMMYRPDKAQKLQKEIAQAQKASKIPLFIAANLEAGGNGLITEGTWFGRPMQIAATGRSKNAYELGNISGYEAKQVGANMSFSPIVDIDKNFRNPIMNVRTFGSDQNTVIKMSDAEIKGLTANQIIPVAKHFPGDGVDERDQHLLSSINSLSADEWMATYGQIYRHLIKNGLPSIMIAHIMQPAWERCLQPEIEDKDLRPASTSKLLIDGLLRKILKFNGLTITDATPMIGYNAIMPRSQALPTTINAGIDMILFNKDIDEDYYFIKNAIKNNLLSLKRVDEAVTRIIATKIAQGVMNTDDELCEATSPKLTLKLAEHKEAAKKVATESVTLVKDRDRLLPITPEKYQRIRLVVLGDTDDGGFKEGGHVANKFKNKLEQFGFNVTIFDKNNLNFHEIFEGGIQYEKEQFDLALYIANIETASNQTTTRINWIHLMAADAPWFMRSIPTVLISTCNPYHLFDLPNVSTYINAYTGNGVTIDAILRKIMGKEKFYGHSPVDPFCGHFETRL from the coding sequence ATGATTGATTTAACTAAAATGCCCTATAATTTAACAGCAGACCAGATTAAATTTGTCCAGCAAAAAATCAAGCAGATGTCGATCGAAGAAAAAGTCGGGCAACTTTTTTTCGTTATCGGACAAAACGAGGACAATGTTGATTTAAAACAATTTATTGTCAAATATCAACCTGGCGGCATGATGTACAGACCTGATAAAGCGCAAAAATTACAAAAAGAAATTGCACAAGCACAAAAGGCAAGCAAAATTCCTTTATTTATTGCCGCCAATCTAGAAGCCGGCGGCAATGGCCTTATCACAGAAGGAACTTGGTTTGGCCGTCCAATGCAGATTGCGGCAACGGGCAGAAGCAAAAATGCTTACGAGTTAGGCAATATTTCTGGATATGAAGCCAAACAGGTTGGTGCCAACATGTCTTTTTCACCTATTGTTGACATTGACAAAAATTTTCGTAATCCAATTATGAATGTCCGCACATTCGGCAGTGATCAAAACACGGTAATTAAAATGTCTGATGCCGAAATAAAAGGTTTAACCGCTAATCAAATCATTCCCGTAGCTAAACACTTTCCCGGCGATGGCGTCGATGAACGTGATCAGCACTTGCTCAGTTCAATCAATTCATTATCAGCCGATGAATGGATGGCAACTTATGGCCAAATTTATCGCCATTTAATCAAAAATGGGTTACCAAGCATTATGATTGCTCATATCATGCAGCCCGCTTGGGAGCGGTGTTTGCAGCCTGAAATTGAAGATAAAGATTTACGTCCGGCCTCAACTTCCAAACTGTTAATTGATGGTTTACTGCGGAAAATTTTAAAGTTTAATGGCTTAACGATTACTGATGCAACGCCAATGATTGGTTATAATGCAATCATGCCGCGCTCTCAAGCACTGCCGACAACAATTAATGCCGGAATTGACATGATCTTGTTTAATAAAGATATTGACGAGGATTATTACTTTATCAAAAATGCAATCAAGAACAATCTTCTTTCACTTAAACGGGTTGATGAAGCTGTAACAAGAATTATTGCCACTAAAATTGCTCAGGGCGTAATGAATACAGACGACGAACTCTGTGAAGCTACTTCTCCAAAACTAACTTTAAAATTAGCAGAGCACAAAGAAGCAGCAAAAAAAGTAGCAACCGAATCAGTAACATTAGTCAAAGATCGTGATCGCCTGCTGCCAATTACACCTGAAAAATATCAACGAATTCGTTTAGTCGTTTTAGGTGATACTGACGATGGCGGATTTAAAGAAGGCGGACATGTCGCTAATAAATTTAAAAACAAACTTGAACAATTTGGGTTTAACGTGACGATTTTTGATAAAAATAATTTGAATTTTCACGAAATTTTTGAAGGCGGAATTCAATATGAAAAAGAGCAATTCGATCTTGCTTTGTATATTGCCAATATTGAAACCGCCAGTAATCAGACAACGACGCGTATCAATTGGATCCATTTAATGGCTGCCGATGCTCCGTGGTTCATGCGCAGCATTCCAACCGTTTTAATTTCTACTTGCAACCCATATCACCTATTCGATCTTCCCAATGTGTCAACCTACATTAATGCGTACACAGGAAATGGCGTTACAATTGATGCCATCCTGCGAAAAATAATGGGAAAAGAAAAATTTTATGGTCACAGCCCCGTTGATCCATTTTGTGGTCATTTTGAAACCAGATTATAA
- a CDS encoding GNAT family N-acetyltransferase translates to MTKQEIGITATANLTNIQKTEVNELMEKIHQHDGTCKDPYLSNQYSYFPEMPIFISAYESGALVGFVMIYADEKPNEEVDLYVEVLPEKRRQGIAKKLVVRVKQILAQYNYSNIFYIAEQNFLKKNDSFLSANNLEVDNESLDYYMETTNPTVLSKNDSLSELLMVVKMAEQDIAKVVNIYSEAFGESQEASQMYVTQGYKDDKTLCFLLKKQDKIIGYCCVDCSKTAYFYGLFIAKGYRGQGYGTYFIKKMMELLQGRGVKVFALDVELNNPAAVQTYQNAGFKIKSEVVYLKEKK, encoded by the coding sequence ATGACTAAACAAGAAATAGGAATAACTGCAACTGCTAATTTGACAAATATACAGAAAACAGAAGTAAATGAGCTGATGGAAAAAATTCATCAGCATGATGGAACCTGTAAGGATCCTTATTTGAGCAACCAATACAGTTATTTTCCGGAGATGCCGATTTTTATTTCGGCTTATGAAAGTGGGGCATTAGTTGGTTTTGTGATGATTTATGCGGATGAAAAGCCAAATGAAGAGGTCGATCTTTACGTTGAAGTTTTGCCGGAAAAGCGCAGACAGGGAATAGCTAAAAAGCTAGTTGTTCGAGTTAAACAAATATTAGCTCAATATAACTATTCCAATATTTTTTACATTGCTGAGCAAAATTTTTTGAAAAAGAATGACAGCTTCTTATCTGCTAATAATTTGGAAGTTGATAATGAAAGTTTAGATTATTACATGGAAACGACCAATCCTACTGTACTTTCTAAGAATGATTCCTTAAGCGAGCTACTTATGGTTGTTAAAATGGCCGAACAGGATATTGCTAAAGTAGTTAATATTTATAGTGAAGCTTTTGGTGAAAGTCAGGAAGCTTCACAGATGTACGTGACACAAGGGTACAAGGATGATAAGACTCTGTGTTTTCTTTTGAAAAAGCAAGATAAGATAATCGGCTATTGCTGTGTTGATTGTAGCAAAACAGCATATTTTTATGGTCTGTTTATCGCCAAAGGCTACCGGGGTCAAGGCTATGGTACTTATTTTATTAAGAAAATGATGGAATTATTGCAAGGGAGGGGAGTTAAAGTTTTTGCTTTAGATGTTGAACTTAATAATCCCGCTGCCGTGCAAACTTATCAAAATGCAGGTTTCAAAATTAAATCAGAAGTAGTTTATTTGAAGGAGAAAAAATGA
- a CDS encoding YbaK/EbsC family protein, whose translation MLFFYAGMTPAVKLTNHLGDGLRPATEDEAVTLFGAHFGSLGKIGLKEGTYVIADRF comes from the coding sequence TTGTTATTCTTTTACGCGGGGATGACGCCCGCAGTTAAACTTACTAACCACCTGGGAGATGGACTTCGTCCAGCAACAGAAGATGAAGCTGTTACATTATTTGGAGCTCACTTTGGTTCTCTTGGGAAAATTGGTCTTAAGGAAGGCACTTATGTAATTGCTGACCGTTTTTGA
- a CDS encoding AraC family transcriptional regulator gives MYEKILQILRQNNGFRDWNAIEKTFNQRGSKLKIVGRINRKPIYEFFNTYSDNLVLNSNAITISVQPVKSFIPFHIHDYMEMNIPLVGDCVVETEHEKVRVQQDDLLFIGIKTPHRVEPIKKDGVVLNIQLRSSAFSLNELNFLRAKESNMNISNLLFSLLSDEEHGEGRYSLFNTDHDQKIVNLIYDIIDEYYHPQVQTEQIIKLEMLTLFSLLIRKTYYLDVKVTDSKNTKSNLLSLLLYIEENYNDITLEKMATHFGFNPNYLSDYLKSETGLSFIKLVQLQRINIAAEYLTYTKASVERIANKVGYENASYFYKIFKQYFAVSPSKYRLNTR, from the coding sequence ATGTACGAAAAGATTTTACAAATATTACGGCAAAATAACGGCTTTCGCGATTGGAATGCAATTGAAAAAACGTTTAATCAAAGGGGCAGTAAATTAAAAATTGTCGGCCGTATTAATCGAAAACCAATTTATGAATTTTTCAATACTTATTCAGATAATTTGGTTTTAAACAGTAATGCAATAACAATTTCGGTTCAACCGGTGAAATCGTTTATTCCTTTTCATATTCATGATTACATGGAAATGAATATACCACTGGTAGGCGACTGTGTCGTTGAAACTGAACATGAGAAGGTAAGGGTGCAGCAGGATGACTTGCTCTTCATCGGGATCAAGACGCCGCACAGGGTTGAACCAATAAAAAAGGACGGCGTAGTGCTAAATATTCAGCTACGAAGTTCAGCTTTCTCATTAAATGAATTAAACTTTTTACGAGCTAAAGAGAGCAACATGAATATTTCTAATTTGCTCTTTTCTTTGCTGTCGGATGAAGAACATGGTGAAGGTCGTTATAGTTTATTTAATACAGACCATGATCAAAAAATAGTTAATTTAATTTATGACATTATTGACGAGTATTATCATCCACAAGTGCAAACTGAACAGATAATTAAGTTAGAAATGCTGACTTTGTTTTCGTTGCTTATTCGGAAAACTTATTATTTAGATGTAAAAGTGACAGATTCTAAAAATACCAAAAGTAATTTACTTTCACTGCTGCTTTATATTGAAGAGAATTATAACGATATTACTTTAGAAAAGATGGCAACGCACTTTGGCTTTAATCCCAACTATTTATCTGATTATTTAAAAAGTGAAACAGGCTTGTCATTTATCAAGCTCGTTCAGTTGCAAAGAATAAATATTGCTGCCGAATACTTGACTTATACAAAGGCATCTGTAGAAAGGATAGCTAATAAAGTCGGTTATGAAAATGCATCTTACTTTTATAAGATTTTTAAACAGTATTTTGCAGTATCGCCTTCAAAATACCGCTTAAATACTAGGTAA
- a CDS encoding alpha-L-rhamnosidase has translation MKILQITVNHMQEPIGFAFGNRIYLEFSAQTSAKIAEVKKRVIISAESKLYDSGWQDYIDNSFDVKLKLVPRTHYTVTVFLKNNFEKTQKSTFFETGKMNEHYTAKWIGNSDKSLQNTLLRKKFRLTKAVTNARLYITGLGLYEVYFNQKKVGSEFLTPGITAYDQLTQVQTYDISKMFSNELEQELLISLGDGWYKGTFGFDGGQNNIYGSRQMAIAELHLTFTDGSKRIINSDSSWQTTSGKITKSAIYYGEDYNAAIKIHDWQPATIINHELTALHDRLSLPLKIHEYLPVKDIIHTPKGETVLDFGQNHAGWPEFYNRAASKSTVKLEMGEILQDGNFYQKNLRHARAAFEYTSNGKKEWIRPHFTYYGYRYVKITGFAQTPKKKDFRSAVIYSDLKTTGNIETDNALVNRLLKNIIWSQKSNFFDVPTDCPQRDERLGWTGDAEIFSNTALLNMNCYAFFKKYAKDMLIEQKQHKGMLTMYAPAMGNDAGGTAIWGDAATIIPWHAYQATGDPAILRQNYSAMKAWVDWITNTTNTNNLWTGSFQFGDWLSLDGENPAIPTGKTDEDFIASIFYYYSSLIVGQTGQLLGNAHDAQKYFAQAQRIKKAVQDEYITPNGRLAIDTQTAYALVLYFDLVPASQKKHVINGLLKRLNKDNNHLKTGFVGTPLVCQVLSANGHHKLATQIFLNEDYPSWLYAVKLGATTVWERWNSVLPDGKMNPEGMNSLNHYSIGAIMEWVYKYVLGLNRTTFDYQKVTFKPNFDFRLKHVSGSYESSYGKLQFAYQLEADQLHTIKIKAIIPFGQIVNVILPRSQNANITINGKTTSGKIILTNGNYDICYQPDKSYIEYYDIEMPVKNLMIDKELVKELMPINTVFSFLQKEKNLENFDSMNLSTLNDSLPFINISKQEFKKISGILNKTPLMSERRFIHERRTV, from the coding sequence ATGAAGATTTTACAAATCACAGTGAATCATATGCAGGAGCCAATTGGTTTTGCTTTTGGCAACAGAATTTACCTTGAATTCAGCGCACAAACATCAGCCAAAATTGCCGAAGTCAAAAAAAGAGTAATCATCAGTGCTGAAAGCAAACTTTATGATTCGGGCTGGCAAGACTACATTGATAATAGCTTTGATGTCAAGTTAAAACTGGTCCCGCGTACCCATTATACGGTTACCGTTTTTCTTAAAAATAATTTCGAAAAGACACAAAAGAGCACTTTCTTTGAAACTGGCAAAATGAACGAGCATTACACTGCAAAATGGATTGGTAATTCCGATAAATCTTTACAAAATACCTTGCTGCGAAAAAAATTTCGGCTTACGAAGGCAGTAACCAACGCACGCCTTTATATCACTGGCCTAGGCCTATATGAAGTTTATTTTAATCAGAAAAAAGTTGGCAGTGAATTTTTAACTCCCGGAATAACGGCTTACGACCAGCTTACCCAAGTACAAACATACGATATTAGCAAAATGTTCAGTAACGAATTAGAACAAGAATTATTAATTTCGCTTGGAGACGGTTGGTACAAAGGAACTTTCGGTTTTGACGGCGGGCAAAATAATATTTATGGTTCACGGCAGATGGCAATCGCTGAACTTCATTTAACATTTACGGATGGAAGCAAACGGATTATCAATAGCGATTCATCCTGGCAAACAACATCTGGAAAAATTACTAAGTCCGCAATTTACTACGGTGAAGATTACAATGCTGCAATAAAAATTCATGATTGGCAGCCAGCTACAATTATTAATCATGAACTTACAGCACTTCATGATCGCTTGAGTCTGCCACTGAAAATCCATGAATACTTGCCGGTCAAAGATATTATTCATACTCCCAAGGGAGAAACTGTGCTCGATTTTGGACAAAATCATGCTGGCTGGCCGGAATTTTATAATCGTGCTGCCAGCAAAAGCACGGTTAAATTGGAAATGGGAGAAATCCTGCAAGATGGAAACTTTTATCAAAAAAACCTACGTCATGCACGAGCTGCTTTTGAATATACATCAAACGGCAAAAAAGAATGGATTCGGCCACACTTTACTTATTATGGTTACCGTTATGTAAAAATTACAGGCTTTGCCCAAACACCTAAAAAGAAAGATTTTCGTTCTGCTGTGATCTATTCAGATCTTAAAACCACCGGCAATATTGAAACTGATAATGCATTAGTTAACCGCCTTTTAAAAAATATTATTTGGAGTCAAAAAAGTAATTTCTTTGATGTTCCTACCGATTGTCCGCAACGTGACGAACGCTTGGGCTGGACCGGAGATGCAGAAATTTTTTCTAATACCGCCCTTCTAAATATGAATTGCTACGCATTTTTTAAAAAATATGCAAAAGATATGTTAATTGAACAAAAGCAACATAAGGGAATGCTAACAATGTATGCACCGGCAATGGGAAATGATGCTGGCGGCACAGCAATTTGGGGTGACGCGGCAACTATCATTCCATGGCACGCATACCAAGCAACTGGTGATCCCGCAATTTTACGCCAAAATTATTCAGCAATGAAAGCATGGGTTGACTGGATTACTAATACTACTAACACAAATAATTTGTGGACCGGCTCTTTTCAATTTGGTGACTGGCTTTCCTTAGATGGTGAAAATCCCGCAATACCAACAGGTAAAACCGACGAGGACTTCATTGCTTCCATTTTTTACTATTATTCCAGTTTAATTGTTGGCCAGACGGGACAACTTTTAGGAAATGCGCACGATGCCCAAAAATATTTTGCCCAAGCACAAAGAATAAAAAAGGCAGTCCAAGATGAATACATCACACCCAACGGCCGCTTAGCAATTGATACCCAAACGGCTTATGCCCTGGTTCTTTATTTTGATTTAGTCCCTGCGAGCCAAAAAAAACATGTCATAAACGGTCTACTTAAGCGCTTAAACAAAGATAATAACCATCTTAAAACAGGTTTTGTGGGCACACCGCTTGTTTGTCAAGTTTTATCAGCAAATGGGCATCATAAATTAGCAACGCAAATTTTCCTAAATGAGGATTATCCTAGTTGGTTATATGCTGTCAAGCTAGGCGCAACAACGGTCTGGGAAAGATGGAACTCTGTTTTACCAGACGGAAAAATGAATCCTGAGGGAATGAATTCCCTCAACCACTATTCAATCGGCGCAATAATGGAATGGGTATATAAATACGTACTTGGACTAAATCGAACTACCTTTGATTACCAAAAAGTGACATTTAAACCAAATTTTGACTTTCGCCTCAAACATGTTTCAGGCAGTTATGAAAGTTCATACGGTAAACTGCAATTTGCATATCAACTTGAAGCGGACCAGCTGCACACAATTAAAATCAAAGCCATTATTCCCTTTGGTCAAATAGTAAATGTTATTTTGCCGCGTTCCCAAAATGCCAATATTACGATTAATGGCAAAACAACTTCAGGAAAAATTATATTAACCAACGGAAATTATGATATTTGCTATCAACCTGACAAAAGTTACATTGAATATTATGACATCGAGATGCCTGTCAAAAATTTGATGATTGATAAAGAATTGGTCAAAGAACTAATGCCAATTAATACCGTTTTTTCATTTTTACAAAAAGAAAAAAATTTAGAAAATTTTGATTCGATGAATTTATCAACACTAAACGACTCACTTCCGTTCATTAATATTTCAAAACAAGAATTTAAAAAAATAAGCGGCATTTTGAATAAAACACCGCTTATGAGCGAAAGGAGATTCATACATGAAAGGCGTACTGTTTGA
- the pgmB gene encoding beta-phosphoglucomutase gives MKGVLFDLDGVIADTSTYHFQAWRKLIKDNFNRNLPDELEKQTKGVSREDSLRIILGYLKIKVSPERFTQLTIEKNKFYQSLLSNLTKKDILPGITQFIADLKFRQIKLSLASASLNGPFILKKLHLSDKFDAIADPGKISAGKPAPDIFIAAAKAIDVPVTDCIGIEDSVAGITAINLSGAFSVGIGKKDDLDAAKLLFSDTAKISYTKINQAWNNWKK, from the coding sequence ATGAAAGGCGTACTGTTTGATTTAGATGGCGTAATTGCCGACACTTCCACTTATCATTTTCAAGCTTGGCGCAAATTAATTAAAGATAATTTTAATCGTAATTTACCTGATGAATTAGAAAAGCAAACTAAGGGGGTCAGCCGTGAAGATTCGCTTCGCATTATTTTAGGTTATTTAAAAATTAAGGTTTCACCGGAAAGATTTACGCAACTGACAATTGAAAAAAATAAATTCTACCAAAGTTTGCTGTCTAATCTAACCAAAAAAGATATTTTGCCCGGAATTACACAATTCATTGCTGATCTAAAATTCAGGCAAATCAAGCTGTCACTGGCTTCAGCCAGTCTAAACGGACCATTTATTCTTAAAAAATTGCATTTAAGCGACAAATTTGACGCCATCGCCGATCCCGGCAAAATCTCTGCTGGTAAACCCGCTCCTGATATCTTTATAGCTGCTGCTAAAGCAATTGATGTTCCAGTCACAGACTGCATCGGTATTGAGGATTCAGTTGCAGGTATTACCGCAATTAATTTATCTGGTGCATTTTCGGTTGGAATTGGAAAAAAAGATGACTTAGATGCTGCTAAATTACTGTTTTCCGACACTGCCAAAATAAGTTATACAAAAATTAATCAAGCTTGGAATAATTGGAAAAAATAA
- the recN gene encoding DNA repair protein RecN, producing the protein MLVELDIKNFAIIKALKVRFQEHMTVLIGETGAGKSIIIDAVSLLMGGRGQKEMIRSGEKKAVVTGLFELTGQEKKIAQLCDQYGLPYSDNQLVISRELASKGRNVVRINGQLTTINVLRDLGNYLVDIHGQNDQQILMDQDRQIDLVDNYAPESFKTELKKYQADFAQWQKLTERLRHLRQDAQELAQKQDILQFQNDELTAAELTEPDEDDQLEEEYNELNNYQKIVDTANYFMQLYDDEEHGIETLLGDAQTAMADLSEYGAKFKDVAKTVDDGVYALSDARSELTSLLDEMDFDEERFQYVSNRLDTLNSLKKKYGPTLPDVFSFYAKVQRELGQYETGGLDEEALAKEVAASEKKLTDEANQLHQEREKVARSLEEKIKQELADLYMAKARFSISFSESKTFTNKGIDEIVFLIAPNPGEELLPLVKIVSGGEQSRLILALKAIFSRVEPVGTMIFDEIDTGVSGRVSAAIGEKLHSIGQSKQVIAITHSPQVAAAGDQKYLVAKQVKDGATYTQIGPLTQEETVTAIAEMMAGSDVTEAAKQNATDLMESFKKKK; encoded by the coding sequence ATGTTAGTTGAGCTGGATATTAAAAACTTTGCAATTATTAAGGCATTGAAGGTTCGCTTTCAAGAGCACATGACGGTGCTGATCGGGGAAACCGGTGCGGGCAAGTCGATTATTATTGACGCCGTTTCCCTATTAATGGGCGGCCGCGGACAAAAAGAAATGATTCGCAGCGGTGAAAAAAAAGCGGTCGTGACCGGTTTGTTTGAATTAACTGGTCAGGAAAAAAAGATTGCCCAACTATGCGATCAGTATGGTCTGCCATATTCGGACAATCAGCTGGTAATCAGCCGCGAACTCGCAAGTAAGGGCCGCAATGTTGTGCGCATCAACGGACAGCTGACGACGATTAATGTGCTGCGGGACTTAGGCAATTACTTGGTTGATATTCACGGGCAGAATGACCAGCAGATTTTGATGGATCAGGACCGGCAGATTGATTTAGTTGATAATTATGCACCGGAATCCTTCAAGACCGAATTAAAAAAATATCAGGCAGACTTTGCCCAGTGGCAAAAATTAACAGAGCGGTTACGTCATTTGCGTCAAGATGCCCAGGAATTGGCGCAAAAACAAGATATCTTGCAATTTCAAAATGATGAATTAACAGCCGCCGAACTGACCGAGCCCGATGAAGATGACCAGCTGGAAGAAGAATATAACGAGTTAAACAATTATCAGAAAATTGTCGACACGGCCAATTATTTTATGCAGCTTTATGATGATGAAGAGCACGGAATTGAGACTCTGCTAGGGGATGCGCAAACGGCGATGGCCGATCTCTCCGAATATGGTGCCAAATTTAAGGATGTTGCCAAGACGGTTGATGATGGTGTTTACGCATTGAGTGACGCCCGCAGCGAACTGACGAGCCTGCTGGATGAGATGGACTTTGATGAAGAACGCTTTCAGTATGTGTCAAACAGGTTAGACACATTAAACTCACTCAAGAAAAAATATGGTCCGACGCTGCCGGATGTCTTTTCTTTTTATGCAAAGGTGCAAAGAGAGCTAGGACAGTATGAAACTGGCGGCTTAGATGAAGAAGCGTTAGCAAAAGAGGTTGCTGCTTCCGAAAAAAAACTAACAGACGAAGCAAATCAGCTGCACCAGGAAAGAGAAAAAGTTGCCCGTTCGCTGGAAGAAAAAATCAAACAGGAACTGGCCGATCTTTACATGGCAAAAGCACGTTTTTCGATCAGTTTTAGTGAAAGCAAAACCTTTACTAACAAGGGAATTGATGAAATAGTCTTCTTAATTGCTCCAAACCCAGGCGAAGAATTGCTGCCGCTGGTGAAAATAGTTTCCGGCGGTGAGCAGTCGCGGCTGATTTTGGCATTGAAAGCAATTTTCAGCAGAGTAGAGCCTGTGGGCACAATGATCTTTGACGAAATTGATACCGGTGTCTCTGGTCGGGTTTCGGCCGCCATTGGCGAAAAACTGCATTCAATTGGGCAGAGCAAACAGGTGATTGCGATTACCCACTCGCCTCAGGTGGCTGCGGCTGGTGATCAAAAATATCTGGTGGCTAAACAAGTTAAAGACGGGGCAACATATACACAGATTGGTCCGTTGACTCAGGAAGAAACGGTCACGGCAATTGCTGAAATGATGGCGGGCAGCGATGTTACGGAAGCTGCCAAGCAAAATGCTACCGATCTAATGGAAAGTTTTAAAAAGAAAAAATGA
- a CDS encoding GNAT family N-acetyltransferase has protein sequence MKIIQTPVLTGAEQHDVKMLMQQIHQHDQTYRDPYLSNQFNYFSEMPAFILAYEGTLLIGLAVIYADEKPHEEVEVFVEVLPERRRQGIAKKLIRLVKKILAEYGYYDIFYLSEQNFLRQSKSFIANNHLVPDPANSAYYLQTTKIPRLAVAASLKRELTVEKIKESEIPEVVAIYKEVFGESRQVATNYVTQEYHDSLTISLVLKKQGKIVGYCSIDLVKDAYFYGLFVAKKYQGRGYGSYFMQKMMELLQAKGITTFALDVELDNQRALHAYQKLGFEIKTKIVYLKEKK, from the coding sequence ATGAAAATAATTCAGACACCGGTTTTAACGGGCGCTGAACAACATGATGTCAAAATGTTAATGCAACAAATTCACCAACATGACCAGACCTACCGCGACCCGTATTTGAGCAATCAATTTAATTATTTCTCAGAAATGCCTGCCTTTATCCTTGCGTATGAAGGCACCCTTTTGATTGGCCTAGCGGTGATTTATGCGGATGAAAAGCCACATGAGGAAGTAGAAGTTTTCGTTGAAGTTTTACCCGAAAGACGCAGGCAGGGAATTGCAAAAAAATTAATCAGGCTGGTTAAAAAAATCTTAGCTGAATACGGGTACTACGATATTTTTTATCTGTCTGAGCAAAATTTTTTAAGGCAAAGTAAAAGTTTCATTGCTAACAATCACTTGGTGCCTGATCCTGCTAATTCGGCTTATTATCTGCAAACAACGAAAATTCCGCGGCTTGCGGTTGCAGCTTCATTAAAAAGGGAGTTGACTGTTGAAAAAATTAAGGAAAGTGAAATCCCTGAGGTAGTTGCAATTTATAAAGAGGTTTTTGGCGAAAGCCGTCAGGTTGCAACTAACTATGTCACGCAGGAATATCATGATTCACTGACTATAAGTTTAGTTTTAAAAAAACAGGGTAAGATCGTTGGCTATTGCAGCATTGATCTGGTTAAGGATGCCTATTTTTATGGCCTGTTTGTCGCTAAAAAGTATCAGGGACGCGGATATGGCAGTTATTTTATGCAAAAAATGATGGAATTACTGCAAGCAAAAGGGATTACGACTTTTGCTTTGGATGTCGAACTAGATAATCAGCGGGCACTGCATGCTTATCAAAAGTTGGGCTTTGAAATTAAAACAAAAATTGTTTATTTGAAAGAGAAAAAATGA
- a CDS encoding ASCH domain-containing protein: MTKENTIEKFWQDFCAKRKINTELLDEAFAFGAGKEMADELSSLVDHKIKTATTSIYVPDESSSQVGKYCIVLDGSSNPVCVIQNKVYEVMPFKQVSAEHAYHEGEGDRTYDYWHKAHVDFFTKECAEEGMEEFTDETLVVCEVFTKVE; encoded by the coding sequence ATGACTAAGGAAAATACAATCGAAAAATTTTGGCAAGATTTTTGTGCCAAAAGAAAAATTAATACCGAATTGCTTGATGAGGCCTTTGCCTTTGGCGCCGGTAAGGAAATGGCAGATGAATTGAGCAGTTTAGTTGATCACAAGATCAAAACTGCAACCACCAGTATTTATGTTCCTGATGAGAGTTCTTCGCAGGTAGGAAAGTACTGCATCGTTCTTGATGGCAGCAGTAATCCGGTGTGCGTGATTCAAAATAAGGTTTACGAAGTGATGCCGTTTAAGCAGGTTTCGGCGGAACACGCTTATCATGAAGGCGAGGGGGATCGCACTTATGATTATTGGCACAAGGCTCATGTGGATTTCTTTACTAAGGAATGTGCCGAAGAAGGAATGGAGGAATTTACAGATGAGACGTTAGTTGTCTGTGAAGTTTTTACTAAAGTTGAATAG